A single genomic interval of Nerophis lumbriciformis linkage group LG17, RoL_Nlum_v2.1, whole genome shotgun sequence harbors:
- the ech1 gene encoding delta(3,5)-Delta(2,4)-dienoyl-CoA isomerase, mitochondrial isoform X2, which translates to MSSSDGPTPPYTTLAISRPADAVTHVELHRPNKRNAMNKAFWSEMVDCFNEIADDPDCRVVVFSAAGKVFTAGIDLMDMAGDILQPEGDDTARISWNIRKTITKYQNTFSVIERCPKPVLVAVHGACVGGGVDLITACDIRLCTQDAWFQVKEVDVGLAADVGTLQRLPKVIGSRSLVNELALTARKMHADEAKSTGLVSRVFADKEAMMTGALEMAGEIAARSPVAVQGTKVNLVYSRDHSVAEGLEYMAAWNMSMLQTQDVMKSAQASMEKKNIKTVTFSKL; encoded by the exons ATGTCGTCGTCAGACGGTCCGACCCCGCCTTACACCACCCTCGCCATCAGCCGCCCAGCAGATGCTGTCACTCATGTGGAGCTTCACCGCCCTAACAAGCGAAACGCCATGAACAAAGCTTTCTGGAG TGAGATGGTGGACTGCTTCAACGAGATCGCCGATGATCCCGACTGCAGAGTGGTGGTGTTCTCTGCCGCAGGAAAGGTCTTCACGGCAG GTATCGACCTGATGGACATGGCAGGTGACATACTGCAGCCTGAAGGTGACGACACGGCCCGGATTTCTTGGAACATCAGGAAGACCATCaccaagtaccaaaatactttttCAGTCATAGAGAGG TGTCCAAAGCCTGTGCTGGTGGCCGTCCATGGTGCTTGTGTGGGGGGAG GTGTCGACCTGATCACCGCCTGTGACATCCGCCTGTGTACCCAGGACGCCTGGTTCCAAGTCAAG GAAGTTGACGTTGGACTCGCAGCCGACGTGGGAACTCTGCAGAGGCTTCCTAAAGTCATCGGCAGTCGCAG CCTGGTCAACGAGTTGGCTTTGACTGCGAGGAAGATGCACGCCGACGAGGCCAAGAGTACAGGACTGGTCAG CCGGGTGTTTGCAGACAAGGAGGCCATGATGACGGGCGCACTGGAGATGGCGGGGGAGATCGCCGCCCGCAGCCCCGTCGCTGTGCAGGGAACCAAAGTGAACCTGGTCTACTCCAGAGACCACAGTGTGGCAGAGGGTCTTGAGTACATG GCCGCTTGGAACATGAGCATGCTTCAGACTCAAGATGTGATGAAGTCTGCTCAGGCCTCCATGGAGAAGAAGAACATCAAGACTGTCACTTTCTCCAAACTGTGA
- the ech1 gene encoding delta(3,5)-Delta(2,4)-dienoyl-CoA isomerase, mitochondrial isoform X1, translating to MLSLVARSARFTSRGFGLCSQSVIRAMSSSDGPTPPYTTLAISRPADAVTHVELHRPNKRNAMNKAFWSEMVDCFNEIADDPDCRVVVFSAAGKVFTAGIDLMDMAGDILQPEGDDTARISWNIRKTITKYQNTFSVIERCPKPVLVAVHGACVGGGVDLITACDIRLCTQDAWFQVKEVDVGLAADVGTLQRLPKVIGSRSLVNELALTARKMHADEAKSTGLVSRVFADKEAMMTGALEMAGEIAARSPVAVQGTKVNLVYSRDHSVAEGLEYMAAWNMSMLQTQDVMKSAQASMEKKNIKTVTFSKL from the exons ATGTTGTCACTCGTTGCCAGGTCCGCTCGATTTACAT CCAGGGGGTTCGGGCTCTGCAGCCAGTCGGTCATCAGGGCCATGTCGTCGTCAGACGGTCCGACCCCGCCTTACACCACCCTCGCCATCAGCCGCCCAGCAGATGCTGTCACTCATGTGGAGCTTCACCGCCCTAACAAGCGAAACGCCATGAACAAAGCTTTCTGGAG TGAGATGGTGGACTGCTTCAACGAGATCGCCGATGATCCCGACTGCAGAGTGGTGGTGTTCTCTGCCGCAGGAAAGGTCTTCACGGCAG GTATCGACCTGATGGACATGGCAGGTGACATACTGCAGCCTGAAGGTGACGACACGGCCCGGATTTCTTGGAACATCAGGAAGACCATCaccaagtaccaaaatactttttCAGTCATAGAGAGG TGTCCAAAGCCTGTGCTGGTGGCCGTCCATGGTGCTTGTGTGGGGGGAG GTGTCGACCTGATCACCGCCTGTGACATCCGCCTGTGTACCCAGGACGCCTGGTTCCAAGTCAAG GAAGTTGACGTTGGACTCGCAGCCGACGTGGGAACTCTGCAGAGGCTTCCTAAAGTCATCGGCAGTCGCAG CCTGGTCAACGAGTTGGCTTTGACTGCGAGGAAGATGCACGCCGACGAGGCCAAGAGTACAGGACTGGTCAG CCGGGTGTTTGCAGACAAGGAGGCCATGATGACGGGCGCACTGGAGATGGCGGGGGAGATCGCCGCCCGCAGCCCCGTCGCTGTGCAGGGAACCAAAGTGAACCTGGTCTACTCCAGAGACCACAGTGTGGCAGAGGGTCTTGAGTACATG GCCGCTTGGAACATGAGCATGCTTCAGACTCAAGATGTGATGAAGTCTGCTCAGGCCTCCATGGAGAAGAAGAACATCAAGACTGTCACTTTCTCCAAACTGTGA
- the sbds gene encoding ribosome maturation protein SBDS: MSIFTPTNQIRLTNVAVVRIKKGGKRFEIACYKNKVVSWRSGAEKDLDEVLQTNSVFVNVSKGQVAKKEDLCKAFGTDDLTEICKQILAKGELQVSDKERQNQLETMFRDIATIVAEKCVNPETKRPYTVNLIERAMKDNHYSVKTTKSTKQQALEVIKQLKETMEIQRAHMKLRLRMPSKDAKKLKEKLKPLLQVVESEDFDEELEMVCLVDPGCFREIDELIRCETKGRGSLEVLCLKDVEEGDEKL, encoded by the exons ATGTCCATTTTTACCCCGACCAACCAAATACGGCTCACAAATGTGGCGGTGGTGCGGATAAAAAAGGGAGGCAAGCGTTTTGAAATCGCTtgctacaagaataaagttgtcagCTGGCGATCGGGAGC AGAGAAAGACCTGGATGAGGTTTTACAGACAAACTCCGTGTTCGTCAACGTCTCCAAAGGGCAGGTGGCTAAAAAGGAAGACTTGTGCAAGGCCTTTGGGACGGACGATCTGACTGAGATCTGTAAACAG ATCCTGGCCAAAGGGGAGCTGCAAGTGTCCGACAAGGAACGACAGAATCAGCTGGAGACAATGTTCAGGGACATTGCGACCATTGTGGCCGAGAAGTGCGTCAACCCCGAGACCAAGAGGCCGTACACGGTCAATCTGATTGAGCGGGCCATGAAGGACAACCACTACTCTGTCAAGACTACTAAGAGCACCAAGCAGCAG GCTCTGGAGGTCATCAAGCAGCTGAAGGAGACCATGGAGATCCAGCGGGCCCACATGAAGCTGCGTCTTAGGATGCCGAGTAAAGACGCCAAAAAGCTGAAGGAGAAGCTCAAACCGCTCCTGCAGGTGGTCGAGAGTGAAGACTTTGACGAGGAGCTGGAAATG GTGTGTCTGGTGGATCCCGGCTGCTTCAGGGAGATCGACGAACTGATCCGCTGTGAGACGAAAGGCCGAGGCTCGCTGGAGGTGTTGTGTCTGAAGGATGTGGAGGAGGGCGACGAGAAGCTATAG